The sequence below is a genomic window from Thermomicrobiales bacterium.
GAGATGTACCGCCAGATGCTGCGCGTCTGCCGACCGAACGGGCGCGTCTTCCATTACATCGGCGATCCGGACAGCGCTTCAGGCCGCTCGATCACCAAGGGCGTCATTCAGCGTCTTGGCGAAGCAGGCTTTCGGCGCGTCGTCCGGCGGCCCGAGGCGTTTGGTATCGTCGCCTACCCGTAGGTGAACGCGTCAATCAGCCGACGATCCCGCCGGTCGTCTCAGCGACGGCACGGCTATGTGCCGCCAGTCCGCGCTTGCTGACTGCGTTCGGCGACGTCAGCTTCGTCGCCAGCAAACCCGGGCCGATCAGCAGCAGCGGCACCGTCGCCGTCCGCAGCACGTCCTCGGCGACCGAGCCGAGCACGACGCGCCCCAGACCCGAGCGGCCACGCGTGGCCATCACCACCAGATCGAACGCCTCGGCCCTGGACCATGTCCATGATCTCGCGTCCCGGATACCCGA
It includes:
- a CDS encoding universal stress protein, whose amino-acid sequence is MTALNGDPLDVVLLEVVEQPLRRSGLVEREYMRGWRCRRRGRIWTTLLPTLLRTVIERTLQSASGIRDARSWTWSRAEAFDLVVMATRGRSGLGRVVLGSVAEDVLRTATVPLLLIGPGLLATKLTSPNAVSKRGLAAHSRAVAETTGGIVG